The following are encoded together in the Salvia hispanica cultivar TCC Black 2014 chromosome 6, UniMelb_Shisp_WGS_1.0, whole genome shotgun sequence genome:
- the LOC125192313 gene encoding uncharacterized protein LOC125192313 isoform X1, whose amino-acid sequence MRGFVYMPEKLLVCTSIALAMKPRSTEAPRRSRNVQGEGPNWILIAGSALLSTLSVRLGYKLKQVLDAKQLENSSPSLEVNGKSTNGKKSGSCPMHSNAFCFPQDVCYNHYSGSRNVMEIKPHANGQMMSEPEMALPLVTVPTSDFNKENGVMWSSSPDRLELPQKPFHQSNSSDSPCVSESGSDIFSKREVIQKLRQQLKRRDDMILEMQDQIAEVQTSLAAQVSHSSHLQSLLDASNRDLFESEREVQRLRKAIADHCVGHVNSGEKLPTVPIWPAEVMNGHVNGCLEVKNNMESPEKGRDGERVEMLRREVSELKELNEGKDYLLHSYKEHNSELAIKIKELQNRLDSQLPNIL is encoded by the exons ATGA GAGGGTTTGTGTACATGCCAGAGAAGCTTTTGGTCTGCACTTCTATAGCTTTAGCAATGAAGCCAAGATCCACTGAGGCACCTCGGAGGTCAAGAAATGTTCAGGGGGAGGGACCAAATTGGATCCTTATTGCAGGGAGTGCACTGCTTAGTACATTGTCTGTTCGCCTCGGATATAAGCTAAAACAGGTCCTTGATGCTAAACAACTGGAAAACAGTAGTCCAAGTTTAGAAG TTAATGGAAAATCTACTAACGGAAAGAAATCAGGAAGCTGCCCTATGCATTCAAATGCCTTTTGCTTTCCTCAAGATGTTTGCTACAACCATTATTCAG GATCCAGGAATGTTATGGAAATCAAACCACACGCCAATGGACAGATGATGTCAGAACCTGAAATGGCTCTTCCACTGGTGACTGTTCCCACTTCGGACTTCAATAAAGAAAACGGGGTGATGTGGTCGTCTTCTCCTGACCGCCTGGAGCTGCCCCAGAAACCTTTCCACCAATCAAACAGCTCAGACTCCCCTTGTGTCTCAGAATCTGGTTCTGATATTTTCAGCAAGCGGGAGGTCATACAAAAGCTGAGGCAGCAGCTGAAGAGAAGAGATGACATGATACTAGAAATGCAAGATCAAATTGCAGAAGTGCAAACCTCTCTTGCTGCACAGGTTTCACATTCTTCACACCTGCAGTCTCTTCTAGATGCTTCAAACAGGGATTTGTTTGAATCAGAACGGGAAGTACAGAGACTACGGAAGGCAATAGCAGATCACTGTGTTGGACATGTCAACTCAGGTGAGAAACTCCCTACTGTGCCCATTTGGCCAGCTGAAGTAATGAACGGCCATGTAAACGGATGCCTAGAAGTCAAAAACAATATGGAGTCTCCAGAGAAAGGGAGAGATGGGGAAAGGGTTGAAATGTTGAGGAGGGAAGTGAGTGAGTTGAAAGAATTGAATGAAGGAAAAGACTACTTGCTGCACAGCTACAAGGAGCATAACTCGGAGCTTGCAATCAAGATCAAGGAGTTGCAGAACAGATTGGATTCTCAACTTCCAAATATTTTGTAG
- the LOC125192313 gene encoding uncharacterized protein LOC125192313 isoform X2: protein MPEKLLVCTSIALAMKPRSTEAPRRSRNVQGEGPNWILIAGSALLSTLSVRLGYKLKQVLDAKQLENSSPSLEVNGKSTNGKKSGSCPMHSNAFCFPQDVCYNHYSGSRNVMEIKPHANGQMMSEPEMALPLVTVPTSDFNKENGVMWSSSPDRLELPQKPFHQSNSSDSPCVSESGSDIFSKREVIQKLRQQLKRRDDMILEMQDQIAEVQTSLAAQVSHSSHLQSLLDASNRDLFESEREVQRLRKAIADHCVGHVNSGEKLPTVPIWPAEVMNGHVNGCLEVKNNMESPEKGRDGERVEMLRREVSELKELNEGKDYLLHSYKEHNSELAIKIKELQNRLDSQLPNIL, encoded by the exons ATGCCAGAGAAGCTTTTGGTCTGCACTTCTATAGCTTTAGCAATGAAGCCAAGATCCACTGAGGCACCTCGGAGGTCAAGAAATGTTCAGGGGGAGGGACCAAATTGGATCCTTATTGCAGGGAGTGCACTGCTTAGTACATTGTCTGTTCGCCTCGGATATAAGCTAAAACAGGTCCTTGATGCTAAACAACTGGAAAACAGTAGTCCAAGTTTAGAAG TTAATGGAAAATCTACTAACGGAAAGAAATCAGGAAGCTGCCCTATGCATTCAAATGCCTTTTGCTTTCCTCAAGATGTTTGCTACAACCATTATTCAG GATCCAGGAATGTTATGGAAATCAAACCACACGCCAATGGACAGATGATGTCAGAACCTGAAATGGCTCTTCCACTGGTGACTGTTCCCACTTCGGACTTCAATAAAGAAAACGGGGTGATGTGGTCGTCTTCTCCTGACCGCCTGGAGCTGCCCCAGAAACCTTTCCACCAATCAAACAGCTCAGACTCCCCTTGTGTCTCAGAATCTGGTTCTGATATTTTCAGCAAGCGGGAGGTCATACAAAAGCTGAGGCAGCAGCTGAAGAGAAGAGATGACATGATACTAGAAATGCAAGATCAAATTGCAGAAGTGCAAACCTCTCTTGCTGCACAGGTTTCACATTCTTCACACCTGCAGTCTCTTCTAGATGCTTCAAACAGGGATTTGTTTGAATCAGAACGGGAAGTACAGAGACTACGGAAGGCAATAGCAGATCACTGTGTTGGACATGTCAACTCAGGTGAGAAACTCCCTACTGTGCCCATTTGGCCAGCTGAAGTAATGAACGGCCATGTAAACGGATGCCTAGAAGTCAAAAACAATATGGAGTCTCCAGAGAAAGGGAGAGATGGGGAAAGGGTTGAAATGTTGAGGAGGGAAGTGAGTGAGTTGAAAGAATTGAATGAAGGAAAAGACTACTTGCTGCACAGCTACAAGGAGCATAACTCGGAGCTTGCAATCAAGATCAAGGAGTTGCAGAACAGATTGGATTCTCAACTTCCAAATATTTTGTAG
- the LOC125192312 gene encoding receptor-like protein kinase HSL1, translating to MNQKRVISLHFTHSLRQLSKMPFLHLLLLLSSLPIIVISQQFSTADRATLLNIKQQWDDPQSLSHWNSTSSPCNWPEIQCSGGAVTGITLSSYNLNGTIPESICSLRNLTFLDLSYNNFLEDFPVTISNCSNLQHLDLQQNLFEGKIPAEIGRLKQLQYLDLSGNNIAGDIPPEIGELDELMTLNLHMNLFNGSYPKEISKLANLVNLRLAYNNHLLPAAIPPEFGDLTKLEYLWMPDANVIGALPQSFANLSSLQHLDLSMNEISGEIPRELFMLRNLSVVYLYKNNLSGVIPQVIESLDLVEYDISMNNLVGEIPEDFGKLKKLEVLNLYANQLSGEMPQSIGEIPSLKEFKVFRNNLSGILPPAMGNYSKLESFEVSDNHFTGTLPENLCAGETLFGVVAFNNNLTGEIPKSLGNCPHLRTLQLYNNQFSGEIPAGVWTGLNMTSMMLSDNIFSGELPRRIAWNMTRLELSNNKFSGVIPAEASSWAKLIVFKASNNSITGPIPKGFTALHELTTLSLDGNSLSGELPPEIISWASLTALTLARNQLSGPIPPSFGSLPDLLDLDLSDNQLSGEIPPELGRLKLTSLNLSSNRLTGKIPDEFDNLAYSNSFLNNSKLCARNPISNLRSCSFTHFQESKKLPHKILAVILVLAIVLLLITLGTTRFLVREYRRKKLNRDLATWKLTSFQRLDFTEANILSRLQESRMIGSGGSGKVYKIPVDRGAQCVAVKKIGSNTKVDRLLEKEFLSEVHILGSVRHSNIVKLLCCISSEDSRLLVYEYMENHSLDGWLHGNKRKAGAAALDWPARLKIAMGAANGLCYMHHDCSPPIIHRDVKSSNILLDSEFNAKVADFGLAKNLMKRGEEPDTMSAIAGSFGYIAPEYAYTRKVNEKIDVYSFGVVLLELVTGREPNRGDEHTSLAEWAWRSYGEGKPVADFLDREIKEGVYLEEMISVYKLGLMCTSPLPTSRPSMKEVVQILQRCCPLDADYRRKAGKEYDVAPLLGAEKYIASYRCDSKKLMGQSDSSLITLV from the coding sequence ATGAATCAAAAACGTGTCATCTCCCTCCACTTCACCCACAGCCTCCGCCAATTGTCCAAAATGCCCTTCCTCCACCTCTTGCTCCTCCTCTCCTCCCTGCCCATTATCGTCATCTCACAACAATTCTCCACCGCCGATAGAGCCACGCTTCTCAACATCAAACAACAATGGGACGACCCGCAAAGCCTCAGCCACTGGAACTCCACGTCATCTCCCTGCAATTGGCCGGAAATCCAGTGCTCTGGCGGCGCCGTCACCGGAATCACCCTCAGTAGCTACAATCTCAATGGAACCATTCCGGAATCCATCTGCTCGCTCCGGAATCTAACGTTTCTCGATCTTTCctacaataattttttggaGGATTTTCCAGTGACAATTTCGAATTGCTCAAATCTTCAGCATCTTGACCTACAGCAGAATCTGTTTGAAGGAAAAATTCCGGCGGAAATCGGCCGGCTGAAACAGCTGCAATATCTAGACCTCAGCGGCAACAACATCGCCGGAGATATACCTCCGGAAATCGGTGAATTGGACGAGCTGATGACGCTCAATCTACACATGAATTTATTCAACGGTAGTTACCCTAAGGAGATTTCAAAATTGGCGAATCTCGTGAATCTCCGGCTGGCCTACAATAACCACTTGTTGCCGGCGGCAATACCGCCGGAGTTCGGGGATTTAACGAAGCTGGAGTATCTGTGGATGCCGGATGCGAATGTGATCGGCGCGCTGCCGCAGAGCTTCGCGAATTTGTCGAGCCTTCAGCATTTGGATTTGTCTATGAATGAAATTAGTGGAGAAATCCCGCGCGAATTGTTCATGCTCAGGAATTTGAGTGTGGTATATTTGTACAAGAACAATTTATCCGGCGTGATTCCTCAGGTGATCGAGTCCTTGGATTTGGTAGAGTATGATATCTCTATGAACAATCTGGTCGGTGAAATTCCTGAAGATTTcggaaaattgaagaaattggaAGTTCTGAATCTGTATGCAAACCAGCTATCCGGTGAAATGCCGCAGAGTATTGGGGAAATTCCGAGTTTGAAGGAATTCAAAGTTTTTCGCAACAATTTGAGTGGGATTCTACCGCCGGCAATGGGGAATTACTCAAAGCTCGAATCATTCGAAGTTTCCGACAATCACTTCACCGGAACCCTACCGGAAAATTTATGCGCAGGGGAAACTCTGTTTGGTGTGGTGGCGTTCAACAACAATTTGACCGGAGAAATTCCGAAATCGCTCGGAAATTGTCCCCATCTTCGCACTCTACAGCTCTACAACAACCAATTTTCCGGCGAGATTCCGGCGGGTGTGTGGACAGGGCTCAACATGACCAGCATGATGCTGAGCGACAACATATTTTCCGGCGAACTTCCCCGCCGCATCGCGTGGAACATGACGCGATTGGAGCTCAGCAACAACAAATTCTCCGGCGTGATTCCGGCGGAGGCCTCGTCGTGGGCGAAGCTCATCGTGTTCAAAGCCAGCAACAACTCAATCACCGGGCCAATCCCGAAGGGCTTCACCGCCCTCCACGAGCTGACCACTCTCTCATTGGACGGAAACTCTCTCTCCGGCGAGCTCCCACCGGAGATCATCTCGTGGGCATCGCTCACCGCCTTGACTCTCGCCCGAAACCAACTCTCCGGCCCAATACCGCCTTCATTCGGCTCCCTCCCCGACCTCCTAGACTTGGACTTATCGGACAATCAGCTCTCCGGCGAAATCCCGCCGGAGCTCGGGCGGCTGAAGCTCACTTCCCTCAACCTCTCATCGAACCGACTCACCGGAAAAATCCCCGATGAATTCGACAACTTGGCTTATTCAAACAGTTTCCTTAACAATTCAAAGCTCTGCGCAAGAAATCCAATCTCAAATCTCCGTAGCTGCAGCTTCACTCATTTTCAAGAATCCAAGAAACTACCACACAAAATCCTCGCTGTGATTCTAGTGTTAGCAATAGTGCTTCTTCTGATCACCCTCGGCACTACCCGTTTTCTGGTGAGAGAATACCGGAGAAAGAAGCTTAACCGCGATCTCGCCACGTGGAAGCTCACTTCATTCCAGCGGCTCGATTTCACGGAAGCCAACATCCTCTCCCGCCTGCAGGAGAGTCGCATGATCGGCTCTGGCGGCTCAGGGAAGGTCTACAAGATTCCGGTGGACCGGGGGGCCCAGTGCGTGGCGGTCAAGAAAATCGGGAGCAACACGAAGGTCGACCGCCTCCTCGAGAAGGAGTTCCTATCGGAGGTTCATATACTAGGCTCGGTTCGACACTCGAACATAGTGAAGCTCTTGTGTTGCATCTCTAGTGAGGATTCGAGGCTTTTGGTGTATGAGTATATGGAGAATCATAGCTTGGATGGGTGGCTTCACGGCAACAAGAGAAAGGCAGGTGCAGCTGCGTTGGACTGGCCTGCACGGCTGAAGATCGCAATGGGCGCGGCTAACGGGCTGTGTTACATGCATCACGACTGTAGCCCTCCGATCATACATCGTGATGTCAAGTCGAGCAACATCTTGTTGGACTCGGAGTTTAACGCGAAGGTGGCGGATTTCGGGTTGGCGAAGAATTTGATGAAGCGCGGGGAGGAGCCCGACACGATGTCTGCCATCGCCGGGTCATTCGGCTATATCGCACCAGAGTATGCTTACACAAGAAAAGTGAATGAGAAGATTGATGTGTACAGCTTTGGTGTGGTGCTGCTGGAGCTGGTGACGGGCCGGGAGCCCAACCGCGGGGATGAGCACACGAGTTTGGCAGAGTGGGCGTGGAGGAGCTATGGGGAGGGGAAGCCGGTGGCGGACTTTCTCGACCGGGAGATAAAAGAGGGGGTATATTTGGAAGAGATGATCAGCGTATACAAGCTCGGGCTTATGTGCACCAGCCCGCTGCCCACAAGCAGGCCCTCCATGAAGGAGGTGGTGCAGATATTGCAGCGCTGCTGCCCCCTTGATGCCGATTACCGGAGGAAGGCGGGAAAGGAGTACGATGTTGCACCGCTCCTCGGTGCTGAAAAGTACATCGCTAGCTATAGGTGTGATTCGAAGAAGCTGATGGGGCAGAGTGACAGCAGCTTGATCACTCTTGTGTGA